GGCGCCGACAGGAAATCGGTGAATGCGATGCGCAGCTACGTCAACAACATCCCGCTGCCGCGCAAGGCCATCCAGCGCATCCTGGACACCGTCTCACCGCTCGAATTCGACCGGCTCTACGGTGCCTTCCGTGTCATCACCGCCGACGCCCGGCCCATCGTCCGGAGGTCGCTGCTGCGCTACATGGACTGGCTGGAGGGAATCCCGGCCGAATGACCGGCGTGGTACCGACGCTCGCGCATTTACGGGTGGCAGAAACGAGACGCTCCTGCAGTGGGTGCAGGAGCGTCCGCCGTTCTACTGCCACAGCTGCAGGAGCGTCTAATGAGCGCAGAGGGTCAGAGCGAGCTGATGGCCTGGTCCAGGTCCGCGATCAGGTCCGCGACGTCCTCGATGCCCACGGACAGGCGGATCAGGTTCTCCGGGACCGCAAGCTCGGTGCCCTTGACGGAGGCGTGGGTCATCTCCGACGGGTAGTTCATGAGCGATTCGATGCCGCCCAGGGACTCCGCCAGCGTGAACACGTGCGTGGACTCGGCCACCTTTCGCGCCGCCGCCTCGCCGCCCTTGAACTGCACGGAGATCATGCCGCCGAAGCCGCGCATCTGGCGGGCGGCGAGCTCGTGCCCGGGGTGGTCGGGCAGGCCCGGGTACAGCACGGTTTCCACCTCGGGGCGGGTCAGCAGCCATTCGGCGATTTCCTGCGCGTTGGAGGAGTGGCGGTCCATGCGCACGCCCAGCGTCTTCAGGCCGCGGGTGGTCAGCCATGCCTCCATCGGTGCCGAAACGGCGCCCACCGCGAACTGCACGAAGCCGATCTTCTCGGCGGCCTCCGCGTCGGAGAGGATGATGGCGCCGCCCGACGCGTCGGAGTGGCCGCCGATGTACTTGGTGGTGGAGTG
This genomic stretch from Arthrobacter dokdonellae harbors:
- a CDS encoding MBL fold metallo-hydrolase, whose amino-acid sequence is MIQCGGHFAGSSVLHWPAGAAGRGALLTGDTIGIGADRKSVNAMRSYVNNIPLPRKAIQRILDTVSPLEFDRLYGAFRVITADARPIVRRSLLRYMDWLEGIPAE